The sequence below is a genomic window from Acetobacter vaccinii.
AACTGCCGTCAATAACCTGCCCCATGGCGTTGGTTGTCAGGTCAATCAGGCTGTAACGCATGGCGACAGAGGCATAGTCCATACCATTTTCAGACCAGGATTCGGCCAGATCGCCTTGCAGGAACTGCACGTTGGAAACAACATTGCGTGCCCCCTGGCTAGCCAGCGTGGACAACTGCTCGTTGAAATACGAGACCATTTCCGGCGTCGCCATCTGCTGCATGGCCGGAATGTTCTGCTGGTTCCAGGCGTTCTGGATATCCAGCAGGGTCTGCTGGAAAGCCTGATAGTCAGTGGCTGTAATCTGTGGAACTCGAGCACCCGGCTGCCCAGCGCCGGCACCAGGCACAGGGCCAGCCCCGGCAGGATTAAAGGCTCTGACTGTGCTGCCGCCATTATTACCCGAGGTAAAGCGCCGCACCAGCCACATGACAATCATCACGACCAGGCCAACCTGGATGAGCAGCCCAATGAAGCTGAATAGCCCGCTGACACCACCCATAATGCCATGGCCGCTCAGCAGGCCAAAAAGCCCGGCGCCCAGAAAGCCCCCGGCAAACCCGGTCAGGAAGGGGTGGCGGTTCTGATAGGGCATACGCCCGCCCATGGGTGCCATGGCCTGTGGGCCAGCCCCGTAACGGGGTGCGGCAGTCTGTGGGGTAATGGAGCGCTCCATGGGCGCAGTGGCGTAGGGGGATGTCCGGGTTGGGGCAGGCGCGCTCCATGTCCGGCTGCCACGGCTGCCCATGGACCCACCCTGTCCGGGCCGGGCATCGGCATGGGTGGCCAGCGGTCCTATGGCAAGGCTTGCTCCGAGCAGAATACTGAGAGCGGACGAAAGATAACGCGTTTTCACAGCTTTATAGGTCTCCGGCTATGCGTCAGGCCCCGGCGGTGCTCAGGGTCTCAATCCGTAATGTGGGGGCATCGGTGCCAAAACGGAAGGCCAGATCGTTCGCCAGCGTCATGGATGCAAAAATATCAAGCAGATTACCGGCAAGGGTGAACTCGGCCACAGGCTCGGCAATCTGACCATTCCGGATCATGAAGCCGGAAGCCCCACGGCTGTAATCCCCTGTCAGGCCGTTGATCGCGCTTCCCATCATTTCTGTGATGTAAAGCCCTTCGGTAATGTCCGCCATCAGCTCTGTGGGGGACAGGGTGCCGGGCTCAAAAAACAGGTTGGTGGCAGACGGGCCGGGTGGGCCAGAGGTGCCACGGGCGGCGCGGGCGTTGCTTTCCAGCCCAAGCTGGCGGGCGCTGCGGCTGTCCAGTATCCATGTGGTCAGCACGCCATCCTGCACCAGGTGTAGGGGCTGGACCTGCAGGGCCTCGCCATCAAACGGGCGGGATCTCAGGCCACGGATGCGACCGGGGTCGTCCGTAATCTGCACACCTTTCGCAAACAAGCTCTGGCCCATTTTATCCTTGAGGAAGGATGTCCCCCGGGCAATGGCAGACCCGTTGATCGCCCCGATGAAGTGGCCCAGAAAGCTGGACGCCACACGTGGGTGAAACACAACAGGGTAACGGCCCGTGCGCGGGCGCGCGGGGTTAAAGCGGGCAACGGCCTGCTGACCGGCGTTGAGGCCCAGTGTTGCGGCATCGGTCAGGTCTTCCAGCCAGACAGTGCCGTGGTGGTCATAATCCCGCTGCATGCCTTCTCCCTCTCCTGCGAGAACGCAGACGGAGTTGGAGTGGCGTGTGCGGCTGTAGCCCCCGGCAAATCCGGCGGATGTAGCCAGGGCAACCTGTGTCCGCCCCCAGGAGGCACTGCTGCCTGCGCTGTTGGTCACACCCGGCACGGCCAGTGCAGCGTCTTCACCAATACGGGCGCGGTCCAGCAGGCTGGCGGTCGAGGGTTCCGTGGGGTCTTCCAACCCCAGGGTGTTTGTATCGTGCGCGCCTGTCATGGCCTGCGGGGCCAGCCCGGCGTATCTGTCGTCGGGCAGGACGCGGGCCATGGCCATGGCCTGCTCTGCCAGTTGGGCAAAGCGGCTTGGGTCGATGGTCGTGGTGGAAACGGTGGCATTTTTACCACCGATAAAGACCCTGAGGCCCAGATCCGTCGTCTCGGAGCGTTCAAGCTCCTCTGTGACACCGTTGCGTACACCCGCCCCCACGGCAGTGCTGGACACAAACAGGGCATCTGCCGCGTCTGCGCCTGCCTGCCGGGCATGGCGGATCAGGTCGGAAAGAAGGTCCAGGGTCTGTGCCGTCATGCTGCCAGTGTCTCCGCAATGTTCTGGAGTGAGGGTATCCGGCCAATCGGCCCCAGCGCGGCCAGCGTGGGCGTGCCTGAAAAGACCTGTGCCGCAACGCGCCTGATGTCGTCTGGTGTGACGGCTTCGATCCGGCGGACGGTTTCTTCGGTGGGGATAATCCGCCCGAAAATCTGCAACTGGCGGGCAATCTGCTCACACCGGCTGCCCGTGCTTTCAAGCGACATAAGGAGCGAGGACTTCAACTGTGCTCTGGCCCGCACCAGTTCGTCCTGGGTGATGTTCACCTGCACCTTTTGCAGCTCTTCAAGCGTGACGGGGATCAGTTCCGCACATTCCTTCTCGCCTGTGCCTGCGTAAATGCCAAACACCCCCCCATCCATGAAGGGCACGTTGAAGGAATAAACGGAATAGACCAGACCGCGTTTTTCCCGGATTTCCTGGAACAGGCGGGACGACATGCCCCCACCCAGCAGAGTGGATAGCAGCAGCGTGGCATAATAGTCGCTGTTGCCATAACCCGCAGCGGGGAAGCCCAGCACAACATGGGCTTGGTCCAGTTCCTTGACCTGACGGAACTCACCACCGCCATAACGGGCGGGGTCCATGGTGGGGCGGGGGGCGTTTTTGAGGTCAGCAAAGTGGCGGTTGACCAGGTCTACGACCGCGTCATGCTCCAGATTGCCAGCGGCTGCGACAATCATGTTGTCGGGCGTGTAATGCGTGGCCATGTAGCGCATGAGGGTCTCACGGCTCATGTCCCGGATCAGGCCTTCCGTGCCAAGGGTCGGGCGGCCCATGGGCTGGTGGGGAAAGGCCGTTTCCTGAAAATGGTCGAAAACAATATCGTCAGGCGTGTCGTTTGCCTGTCCGATTTCTTGCAAGATAACCCCACGCTCGCGCTCAAGCTCAGCCGGGTCAAAGGCGGAGTGGGTCAGGATATCGCCGATAATGTCGATCCCCAGGCCCAGGTTTTCCTTGAGCAGCTTGACATAGAAAACAGTCTGTTCCCGCGCGGTATAGGCATTGATATGCCCACCCACGTTCTCGATTTCCTCGGCAATGCGCAGGGCGGAGCGGCTGCTGGTGCCCTTGAAGGCCATATGTTCAAGAAAATGGGAAACACCGTTTTCTTCCGCCGTTTCATTGCGGGTGCCAGCGGCAACATAGGCACCGAAGGAAACGGTTTCCATGCGTTCCATGCGTTCCGTTACAACGGTCAGGCCGGAAGGCAGGCGGGTCAGCTTGATGGGATCTGTCATTCTCATCCTGAAAAAGGAAAGGCTGCCGGGCAGGCAGCCTGATAGGGAAAAAACGGTGTGTCAGACTGCGTTGCAGCTTGCCACGGCGGTTCGTACAGCAGTTTTTATGGCGTCTTCGGTCGCGGGGACGCTCTGGTAGCGTTCGCGCCGTTCAAACAGGTCGGCCATGTGGGGGGGCAGGGCAGGGTGGATCCCTGTTGCGGCCACCATGGCATCGGGGAATTTGGCCGGGTGGGCTGTGGCTTCCGCCACCATGGGGGTGCCGGGCTGGCGGAAACGGCGGCCAGCGGCGATGCCAATGGCGCTGTGCGGGTCGGCCAGATAGCCCGACTTCTGGTGCAGTGCGCGGATCTCGGCTTCTGTCTGGCTGTCGTCCAGAGCTAGGCCAGAGAACAGGGCCGTGGCGTTTTCCCAGCTTTCGCGCGGTACGTCCATGTGCCCGGTGCTGCGGAACCCGGCCATAATGCTGGCACAGGCTGCGGCGTCGCGGCCCAGCAGTTCAAACAGCAGGCGCTCGAAGTTGGAAGAGACCTGAATATCCATGGACGGAGACAGGCTGGGTGTCACGCCACGGATGGTCATGTCATTGGCGGTGAGGAAGCGTGTCAGAATATCGTTACGGTTGGAGCCCACGCACAGGTGGCGGATGGGTAGGCCCATGCGGCGTGCGCCCCATGCAGCCAGAATGTTGCCGAAGTTCCCTGTGGGCACGGCAAAGGAGACTTCCTGCTCTGGTGCGCCAAAGGCCAGCGCGGCGTGCACGTAATAGGGAATCTGTGCAGCAATACGTGCCCAGTTGATGGAATTGACCGCCGAAAGACGCATTTCCCGACGGAAGGACAGGTCGGCGAATAGGGTTTTGACCAGATCCTGGCAGTCGTCAAACGTGCCTTCAACCGCAAGGTTGGTTACGTTGGGTTCCAGCACGGTTGTCATCTGACGGCGCTGTACTTCGGAGGTGCGGCCCTTGGGGTGCAGGATAACAACGGAAAGGCGCTTGCGGCCCCGGCAGGCTTCGATCGCGGCGGAGCCGGTGTCGCCCGATGTCGCGCCAACAATGGTGACGTGTTCGTCACGCTGGGTCAGCACATGCTCAAACAACTGGCCCAGCACCTGCATGGCCATGTCTTTGAACGCCAGCGTGGGGCCGTGGAACAGTTCCTGTACAAACAGCCCGTCTTCCACCTGTGTCACGGGGACAATGGCGGGGTGGCTGAAGCCGGAATAGGCTTTTTTGCACAGGTCGTGCAGTGTTTCAAAGTCGATATCCGGCGCGGTAAAGGGGGCCATCACACGGGCTGCCAGTTCCGGATAGGGCAGGCCACGCAGGGCGCGCCAGTCGGACTGTGAAAATTCCGGCCACGTCTGGGGCAGATAAAGACCGCCGTCCTCGGCCAGTCCGGTCAGCAGCACATCGGAGAAGGATAGGGCGGGGGCTTTCCCGCGGGTGGAAATATAGCGCATAGGGGTAGTATATCCTCAATGGCGTGTGCCGCGAAGGGTCTTGTCGATAAAGCCGGGCGTATTCAGCGCGGCGGTGGTGTGGTCGGCAGGGTCAGCCTGTAAAGCGTGACAGGCCATGCCGGGGGCGTGCCAGGTGGCGCAAACGCCGGGCTGTGGTCAAGCTCGGACGCCGCAACATACAGGTGGCCGTGGCCATCCAGCCCTGGTGTTGTGGGCCATTTCAGGCGTGGGTCGGTTATCAGCCTGCGGGGGATACGCCCGGTGGTGTAGCTGAGAATGCTGCCAGTGGTGACATCGGCCCAGTAGAGGGTGCCATCATTATCAATGGTCATGCCGCCCAGGGTTGGGGTTTTGAACCATTGGGTCACGCTTTCTTCAAAGGCCGCAGGGGTCACATCGGGGTCAAAGAAGATCGCAGTGGCAATGCGCGACAGATAGCCCGAGGGTGGCTGCACAACAATCCATGTGCCATCAGGGCTGACGGCGATCATGCTGGCGTCCATCGCAACGGGGTGGCCTGCTGCGTCGCGCAATATCCCTGCGGGGGTTTCAATCTGGCGGGTGGCGACCAGTGCGGGGTGGTGGTCTAGAAAGCGGCGGCTGGTACCGCTGGGCAGGTCGATGACAAGAATGGCCCCAACGCCAGAATCCGCCACATAGGCCGTGTTGTCATGGACAGCCACACCCGACAGCACGCTGCCCGGTTTAAGGGCAGTGGCATCAATAGCCACGGTGCGGCGTACGGTATTGGTGGTGGGGTCTATTTCTAGCAGCTTGGGCGCGGCTTGGGGTGCGGCATCGCGCTTGGGGACGCCATTGTCCAGCACCCAGATCATGCCGTTGGCGGCTCGGATAAGGCCCGCGACATTGATCAGGCGGGTCGCGGCAGCCCCTTCGGGCGCATTCCATGGCTCATCCGGCCAGGGAGATTGCCTGCCGTCTTCTGCGCGGGCCACAAGCTGGGGGCCGGTATTGCCCAGCCAGCGTGGGGTTTCCAGCAGCATGCGGCCATCGGGCAGGGGTAGCACGGCATCCCAGCGCTGGGTGTCTGATGTCATGACAGGGGCCAGCGCCTGTGGTCCCAACTCGGGTTGTTTGGGCATGTGCAGCGCCCAGGCGGTAGCAGGGCACAGGTCAAGCAACGCCAGCAGCAGGCCGGAGGTCGCGGCCATGCGGGTAAGGGAAGGGCGGCGGAAAAAAGCAGTCATGCATCCGGTCCATGATGTAACGGGCATAGGCGGTGGGGCCGCGCATTCTGCCTGCCAGCATGCAATGCCGCAAACGTCAGGCTGACAGGGCGGATGCGCGCTGGCGGGGGCTTGTTATGGCTGGCCCGCCCTGCGTGTTTTTTCAGGCGTCGGCCGCGCCGACAACATAACGCTGGTGGATATGGGCCAGGTAGGCGCTGGCGTCCAGTGGTGTGCCGGTTGCATCCTGCACAATCTGGCGCATGGAGGCACTGCGCGCCCGGCCATGCACATTGGTCCGTAACCAGGACAGCAGGGGCGCAAAATCCCCGCGCGCAATGGCGGGCGTAATGCCAGGTACCTGTGTGCAGGCCGCGACGCGGAATTGTGCCGCAGCCATGGCCCCCAGCGCGTAGCAGGGGAAATAGCCAAACAGCCCCTCCGGCCAGTGAATATCCTGCATGCAACCGCGTCTGTCGTCAGGCACACGCAGGCCCAGAAGGCTATGAATGCCGTCGTTGAAGGCTGATGGCAGGTCAGCGATGCTCAGGTCTCCGGCGATCAGGGCTTTTTCAAGCTCGTAGCGCACCAGAATATGGGCGGGGTAGGTTACCTCATCCGCATCAACACGGATAAAGCCGGGTTCAACATGGATAAGCTGGCGGTGCAGGGCTGCGCCATCCCACCCCGGTGTGCCCTCGGTAATGCCAAAGGCCGCCTGCACGTGCGGCGCCAGCCAGTCGGCAAAAGCGCGGGAGCGGCAGAACTGCATTTCCATCAGCAGGGACTGGCTTTCATGCAGGGTCATGCCCCCAGCCTGCCCGACGGGCTGGGACAGCCATGCCTTGGGCAGGCCCATGTCATACAGGGCATGGCCGGTTTCATGCAGCACGCCCATCATGGCGGGGATAAAGTCGTTCTCGTCATACCGGGTGGTCAGGCGGACATCCTGCGTTGCACCACCGCAGAAGGGGTGGGTGCTGACATCCAGCCTGCCGCGTGTCATGTCAAAGCCCAACTGGCGCATAAGCTGGCGGCCAAGCACCTCCTGCCGGGCAACAGGGAATGGCCCATGCGGGGGGGTAATGGCGGGCAGGCTGGCTTGGCGCTCCAGCACGGTGCCAATCAGGTTGGGCAGGTCTGCGCGCAGCGTTGCAAAAACGGGGTCAATATCCGTCTGGCGTGTGCCGGGGTCAAAGGAGTCCAGCAGGGCGTCATAGGGGCTCAGGCCCAACACCTCGCCCATGGCCACGGCGGCTTCACGCGTCAGGCGTAGCACGTCTTCCAGGGCAGGGCGCAGGCTTGCAAAGTCGCTCGTGTCGCGCGCGGTGCGCCATATCATTTCGCAGCGGGCCGTGGCTTGGGCGCGGGCCTCGACCAGATCGGTCGGCAGGGCTGTGGCCCGTGTGTGCTGGCGGCGCATTTCGGCCAGGTTGGCACTTTGCCACGGGTCTGCCGGGGCTGTGGCCTCCGCCAGCAAGTCGGCCATGTGGGGGGCGGTCAGCATGTCGTGCCGCATGCCTTCGAGCATGGCCAGATTTTCACCGCGTCGTTCTGCGGCTCCCGGTGGCATCATGACTTCCTTGTCCCAACTCAGGATGCCCAGAGCATCATCGAGCGAGGCAAGGCGGGCGAAGTGGCGTTCGAGCGAAAGATAGGCTTTGGTCATGTCTGGCAGAGTACAACATTCGGGCTGGGAACGGAATGTGGCCGTGGCCATGCAGAGGGCAGAAAATCATGTCGCACGACAGGTCCGCAGTGGCAGGGGCGCAACCGGGCCGCGTGGCGGAAACGGCACTGGAGCATCTGGCGCGAGGGGATGCCCAGACAGCATGGGCGATGTTGCAGCAGCACCTACGGAACACTCCGGAAGATGCGGAGGCCCTGCATGCCATGGCGTGTGTCGCGCGGGCAGGAGGGCAGGCCGCCGCCGCCATTGCGCTGGCAGGGCGGGCCATTGCGCTTGAGGCGGAACCGCACTTTCATATCACCTTGGGGCTGGCGTTGCAGGAAGCCGGGCAGCACGAGGCCGCACGGGCTGCCTTGCAGGTGGCAGTGCTGGCCACACCGCAGGACCCGCGTGCGCAGGACGGGTTGGCTGTGGCACTGGAGTCGCTTGGGCGTATTGCAGAGGCAGAGCAGGCCTTGCGGGCAGCCCTGACGCTGCGCCCGCTGGAGGTGGAAAGGCATCTGGCGCTGGCGGCTTTTCTGTCCCGACATGGTCGGGTGGCGGAGGGGCTGGAGTATTCAACCCGCGCCCTGCGGCTGGACCCCGCTCATGTCGCAGGCAGCAACCTGCATGGCATGCTGCTGG
It includes:
- a CDS encoding Tim44 domain-containing protein yields the protein MKTRYLSSALSILLGASLAIGPLATHADARPGQGGSMGSRGSRTWSAPAPTRTSPYATAPMERSITPQTAAPRYGAGPQAMAPMGGRMPYQNRHPFLTGFAGGFLGAGLFGLLSGHGIMGGVSGLFSFIGLLIQVGLVVMIVMWLVRRFTSGNNGGSTVRAFNPAGAGPVPGAGAGQPGARVPQITATDYQAFQQTLLDIQNAWNQQNIPAMQQMATPEMVSYFNEQLSTLASQGARNVVSNVQFLQGDLAESWSENGMDYASVAMRYSLIDLTTNAMGQVIDGSSTQPVVITEVWTFVRPSRGGRWLLSAIQQAR
- a CDS encoding TldD/PmbA family protein, which gives rise to MTAQTLDLLSDLIRHARQAGADAADALFVSSTAVGAGVRNGVTEELERSETTDLGLRVFIGGKNATVSTTTIDPSRFAQLAEQAMAMARVLPDDRYAGLAPQAMTGAHDTNTLGLEDPTEPSTASLLDRARIGEDAALAVPGVTNSAGSSASWGRTQVALATSAGFAGGYSRTRHSNSVCVLAGEGEGMQRDYDHHGTVWLEDLTDAATLGLNAGQQAVARFNPARPRTGRYPVVFHPRVASSFLGHFIGAINGSAIARGTSFLKDKMGQSLFAKGVQITDDPGRIRGLRSRPFDGEALQVQPLHLVQDGVLTTWILDSRSARQLGLESNARAARGTSGPPGPSATNLFFEPGTLSPTELMADITEGLYITEMMGSAINGLTGDYSRGASGFMIRNGQIAEPVAEFTLAGNLLDIFASMTLANDLAFRFGTDAPTLRIETLSTAGA
- a CDS encoding M16 family metallopeptidase codes for the protein MTDPIKLTRLPSGLTVVTERMERMETVSFGAYVAAGTRNETAEENGVSHFLEHMAFKGTSSRSALRIAEEIENVGGHINAYTAREQTVFYVKLLKENLGLGIDIIGDILTHSAFDPAELERERGVILQEIGQANDTPDDIVFDHFQETAFPHQPMGRPTLGTEGLIRDMSRETLMRYMATHYTPDNMIVAAAGNLEHDAVVDLVNRHFADLKNAPRPTMDPARYGGGEFRQVKELDQAHVVLGFPAAGYGNSDYYATLLLSTLLGGGMSSRLFQEIREKRGLVYSVYSFNVPFMDGGVFGIYAGTGEKECAELIPVTLEELQKVQVNITQDELVRARAQLKSSLLMSLESTGSRCEQIARQLQIFGRIIPTEETVRRIEAVTPDDIRRVAAQVFSGTPTLAALGPIGRIPSLQNIAETLAA
- the thrC gene encoding threonine synthase, giving the protein MRYISTRGKAPALSFSDVLLTGLAEDGGLYLPQTWPEFSQSDWRALRGLPYPELAARVMAPFTAPDIDFETLHDLCKKAYSGFSHPAIVPVTQVEDGLFVQELFHGPTLAFKDMAMQVLGQLFEHVLTQRDEHVTIVGATSGDTGSAAIEACRGRKRLSVVILHPKGRTSEVQRRQMTTVLEPNVTNLAVEGTFDDCQDLVKTLFADLSFRREMRLSAVNSINWARIAAQIPYYVHAALAFGAPEQEVSFAVPTGNFGNILAAWGARRMGLPIRHLCVGSNRNDILTRFLTANDMTIRGVTPSLSPSMDIQVSSNFERLLFELLGRDAAACASIMAGFRSTGHMDVPRESWENATALFSGLALDDSQTEAEIRALHQKSGYLADPHSAIGIAAGRRFRQPGTPMVAEATAHPAKFPDAMVAATGIHPALPPHMADLFERRERYQSVPATEDAIKTAVRTAVASCNAV
- a CDS encoding SMP-30/gluconolactonase/LRE family protein, producing MTAFFRRPSLTRMAATSGLLLALLDLCPATAWALHMPKQPELGPQALAPVMTSDTQRWDAVLPLPDGRMLLETPRWLGNTGPQLVARAEDGRQSPWPDEPWNAPEGAAATRLINVAGLIRAANGMIWVLDNGVPKRDAAPQAAPKLLEIDPTTNTVRRTVAIDATALKPGSVLSGVAVHDNTAYVADSGVGAILVIDLPSGTSRRFLDHHPALVATRQIETPAGILRDAAGHPVAMDASMIAVSPDGTWIVVQPPSGYLSRIATAIFFDPDVTPAAFEESVTQWFKTPTLGGMTIDNDGTLYWADVTTGSILSYTTGRIPRRLITDPRLKWPTTPGLDGHGHLYVAASELDHSPAFAPPGTPPAWPVTLYRLTLPTTPPPR
- a CDS encoding carboxypeptidase M32; translation: MTKAYLSLERHFARLASLDDALGILSWDKEVMMPPGAAERRGENLAMLEGMRHDMLTAPHMADLLAEATAPADPWQSANLAEMRRQHTRATALPTDLVEARAQATARCEMIWRTARDTSDFASLRPALEDVLRLTREAAVAMGEVLGLSPYDALLDSFDPGTRQTDIDPVFATLRADLPNLIGTVLERQASLPAITPPHGPFPVARQEVLGRQLMRQLGFDMTRGRLDVSTHPFCGGATQDVRLTTRYDENDFIPAMMGVLHETGHALYDMGLPKAWLSQPVGQAGGMTLHESQSLLMEMQFCRSRAFADWLAPHVQAAFGITEGTPGWDGAALHRQLIHVEPGFIRVDADEVTYPAHILVRYELEKALIAGDLSIADLPSAFNDGIHSLLGLRVPDDRRGCMQDIHWPEGLFGYFPCYALGAMAAAQFRVAACTQVPGITPAIARGDFAPLLSWLRTNVHGRARSASMRQIVQDATGTPLDASAYLAHIHQRYVVGAADA